The Lutibacter sp. A64 genome segment CAAAAATTTAGAAACCGAAGGTGTTAGTCCAGATATTTATGTAAATGAAAATTTTAACGATCGTTTAATTGGAAAACAACCACAATTAGACAAAGCTATTGAAGAAATTTTAAAAGAATTAAATAACTAATTCTTTTAAATTAATTATTAAAAAAAAGCCTGAATTCTACATACAGAATTCAGGCTTTTTATTTTGCAAAACATTATATATGAGAAGTAATTACTTTATATAAAATAACTTCTGCAGATGCTTCATAATCTTTATTCCATTTAAAATAATTACCCGTTTTAAAATAATTATTATGTAAATAACCATTTTCAACATAGTCAAAAACAAAGGTATAATCGGTTGCTATATTTTTTGTTTCACAAACTAAGGCATAGTATAATTTACCGTCTTCAACTTTTAATTTAATTGTAAATTTTTCATTATCAACTTTTCCAATGGTAATTTTCTCGTCAAATTTACTTGTCCAATCTTCACCAGCATCTGGTTTTAGATAATATTCAATTACAATATCTCCATTTTTCCATTGTACTTTTACGGTTGCAGGAGAACCGTTTAAACCTTCTGTTTCAATTCCATGAATTTGTGCTACATATGTCTGCCCAGTTCCTTCACAATAAACAACTTGTACAGTAGATTCTAAAATGTGAGTTCCTGTAGACATTGACCAATTATCTGATGTAGTTTGATTTCCTTTCCAAAATTCACGCAATTCTGTTCTACAATATTTTCCATCATCTAAAGCGTAAGGCCCTCCAGAAGTTGTAAAGCCCGTAAATTTTGTATACATCGTATAACTTCCATCAGAATTCTCATAAAAATATTTAGATTGTTCAGCAGTTAACTTATTATTCTCTATAGTTTCATAAAAAATAGAAGTAGCGCTACCATTACCACGATTAACAGGTACCGATAAATACCAATTCTTCCATGAGATATTAGCATTTTCTTCAGGTTCAATAACAACTTCCTCCTCTTCTTCTTCAATAATAACATCTTCCGTATCATCATTACTAGAATTACAAGAAATAAATGTTATCATTAAAAACATTACCAAAAATTTGAAACTTGTATTAGATTGTATATGCATAAAAAATCATTTAAAAATCACTATTAAAAACTCTAAATAAAAATAATTATTGTTTAAAGTATCATAGTTACAATTAACATTAACAAATTAAACTACCCAAAACATTATACTATTTTTTATCTTAAAATTAAAACTATTTATAGCTGTTTAAATAAGTACAAATAACAACTAATTTTTATGAAACGCTATTGAACAGTTAGTTAATTGTAATAATACACCAAGTTTAACGTAATTATAAGCTGTTAGTTTCTTTTATTTCAAATGAAAGCATGTATCTTTGCGTTTTAAAATAAACAAGAAAATGGATAACGGATTATACGCAAAATTTAACACCACAAAAGGTGCTATTTTAGTAAACTTAGAATTTAAAAAAACACCTGGAACTGTTGGTAACTTTGTTGCTTTAGCTGAAGGTAATTTAGAAAATAATTCTAAACCACAAGGAAAACCTTACTATGACGGATTAAAATTTCATAGAGTAATAGCTGATTTTATGATTCAAGGGGGATGTCCTTTAGGAACAGGTACAGGATCTCCTGGATATAGTTTTGATGATGAATTTCATCCAGAATTAAAACACGATGCGCCTGGAGTTTTATCTATGGCAAACTCTGGACCTGCTTCTAACGGAAGTCAGTTTTTTATAACACATGTTGCGACTCCTTGGTTAGATCAAAAACATACTGTTTTTGGTAAAGTTGTAGAAGGGCAAGATGTTGTTGATAGCATTGCTCAAAATGATATAATAGAAACTCTTGAAATTATTAGAGTTGGTGAAGCTGCTGAAAAATTTAATGCTGTTGAAGCATTTAGAGTTTTTGAAGGCGCTAGAGCAAAAAGAGAAGCTGAAGCTAAAGCTGCTATGAAAGCTGAAATGGATAAAATAGCTACGGGTTACGATGAAACTCCTAGTGGATTACGCTATAAAGTTTTACAAGAAGGAAATGGTAAAAAAGCTGAAAAAGGAAACATGGTTTCTGTACATTATAAAGGTCAGTTATTAGACGGAAAAGTATTTGATTCTTCTTACCAACGCAAACAACCTATTGATTTTACAATTGGTGTTGGACAAGTTATTCCTGGTTGGGATGAAGGAATTCAATTATTAAAAGTTGGAGACAAAGCTCGTTTAGTTATTCCTTCTGAATTGGCTTATGGTAGCCAAGGTGCTGGTGGAATTATACCTCCAAATGCAACATTAATTTTTGATGTAGAATTGGTAGCGGTTAAATAATAATACTCCTTTAAAATTTAAAGAGGTTGTTTTAAATTAAATTTTAAAACAACCTCTTTTTTGTAATAGCTATAAACATATTACAACGTCAAATCAAGAATAATAATATATAAAAAATATATTAACAATTTTCTGTTCTTAAAAAAGCATTCTTAGACCTAAAATAACTTATTTTAAAATTAAAAACCAATAAATTAACAAGTTTTACTTTAAGTTATCTGCTCATAAAAGTAAGGTTTATAATTTCAATAAAAATCTTTATTATAAAGGTATTTTTAATAATGAATAATGTAAATTTACATTCCATTAAATGTAGAATTATATGCCTGATTTTATAAAAAAGGAAACCGTTTCTAATTTCGACTTTATAGATGCCAAAAAATGCTTAAATAATTTAAATGAACAAGAGCAAAATGAACTTCTAAAAAATAAGAACGACATAGAGTTTGCACCAGATGAAATAATTATTAAAAGAGGTTTTGCCGTTAACCATATTTTGTATCTAGTAGATGGTTTAGCTAAACTTGAAATAGTTAATGATGGAAAACCTTATACAATTGGTTTGGTACAATCACATTCTTTCATTGGTATAATTTGCTGTTTTGCTTTTGAAAATTTTGACTTTACAGCTACTGCATTAGAAAAAACAAAAGTAAGTTTTATAGATAAAAGTGTATTTCAAAACTTTATTAAAACTAACGGAAATTTTGCTTTAGATTTAATTAAACATATGTCTGGTGTTTCTAATAATTTGTTTCATAGAATTACAACTCTTTCTCAAAAAAATATTGATGGAGCTTTATCATTAATACTACTTGATTTTGCTGAAATTTACAAGAACAATTCTTTTAAAATTCCAATGGTTAGAAAAGACCTTGCAAATATGCTTGGCTATTCTAAAGAAAGCGTTATTAATACTTTATCAAAATTTAATAAAGAAAAAATCATTAAAGTTTCTGACAGAAAAATTGAAATAATTAACTTAAAAAAACTAAAACAAATTAGTAAACTAGGGTAAAATTATACTGAATTTTAATTACACAATTCTATTCCCCAATCTGTATGCCCCCTACCTACTCTACATTTCCAATTATTTTTTATAGAAACAACAAACCACCTATTATTTTCATTTTTTAATTCTAAAATAATTTTTTTTGCTTTTATAGAATCATCTAAAAGATTGTCATGCACTAAAGTGACTAAGGTATTTCCATTTTCTAATTTTGCTTCTGAAATTTCTATAGATTCATTCCCCTCTCCTATTGTTACTTCATGTGGATAATAAATCTTCATTACCTCATTTGCTGATACACTACCATTTTTTGATTTTAGCAAAACATTTATTGTTTCAGGATTTAATTCTTTAAACTTTTCGTTTACAGAAGTAATATGTTGAGTGGTCCCTTTTTCTTCATTTATTTTATCCGTTTTATGTTGTTTGTTGTTACAAGACAATAAAACCATCGTTAATAGTAATGTAATAATTTTTCTCATGTTACTTATATTTTATAATTTGAATAACGTATAAAATATGACATTTGTATAACTTTTGTTAAATACTAATCATATTTTTTTACAATATACATTGTGTCTAATTATCGTATTCTATTCTTCATTTCATCTTCAGTAATAAAACCATCTTTATTAATATCTCGTCTATCAAAATTTTCTTTTAGGCGCCCTTTTACTTCATTTTTTGATAATTTATTATCCTTGTTAACATCCATTTTTTTAAGCAAGTTTTCAAATGAAGGAGCTATATTAGAGCTTTGAGAGTTATTATTTCTCCCATTCTTTAGCTGTGGTGCTTGTTGTCTATTTTTAGTTTCTTTATTTAGTTTTTGAGTTGTATTTATATTTTTTGTTGTTTCATTAATATCTCTAACACTTCTAACAAAATTATAAACATACCTAACATCTCCTTGTGGTCCAAAAAACTGAGGGTAGCTATTTTTATTACCACTTTTAGGATCACTTCTTTGACAACCTGCACCATGCACATCCATTAAATTCCCTCTCATTTTTCCTTGTCCTTCACCAAAAGCAATATAAACCGCACTAGCATTTGGATTTCTACCATCTAAATGGGTTGTACTTGTCCAAAAATATGGGTATTGACCTGTTTTTCCATTAGGATCACTAATTTCTGTTGTTTCAAAAATAGAATGTATAGCAGGTGAATTTGTAGTTTGTGGAGCTCTAGAATAATCAACTATACTTTGTAATTCTTTGGCATTAGGTAAGCGCCAATCTGTATAAGAACCTAATTTTAGGTTATTAGAATATGTTAATGCCTCTTCCCAATTTTTTCCAACACCATCATCTACTTTTTGCCACATTAAACCAGTAGCATAATCGCTAACAGTACCATCTCCATTATCTATAAAATTATTTTGGCCATACGCAGTATTACCACGTACCATTCTAAAATACATTTTATTTTCATTTTTAGTTCTTGGATTGTATTTAGGATATCCTTTAATACGCCCATCAATAAAATTTACACCAAAAATAGTTTCATTATTATTCATGGTTCTTCCTACATATTCGGTAGAAGACCAAGTTTGCGCATCTATTTCACGTTCACCATTGGTTGTATCTCCTAAAGGTTGAATAAAATAATCCGTATCTATAAACATATCAATAGCAACAGTTCCTTTTACTTTTCCTGTAAATAAAATAAGAGAATACAATTCTTTTATATTAGGGATTCTCCAATCTGAATATCCTCCTAAATTAGAATTTTCTGCTTTTAAAAGCGCTTCTTCAAGAGTCATTTTTAAGCCCATATCTTTTTGCCACATCAATCCAGTTACATTATCAGTTACAGTACCATTTTTATTATCTGTATACGAAGGTTGGTTTCCATTGTAATTTGCATCTTGACCATAAAAGTCGTCATCTATAGATGGTTCAGAAATAGTTTCTAAATCTGAATAATAACTTTTAACACCAGTATCAACAATTGGATATGTAAGGTTAAGTGCTGAATTTACTTTACTAATATTAGTTTCACTTAAACGCAAAGGCAACTTCATTAAATCTTTAGCATATAAAACTGTTCCTCCATAATTTTTACGAATAGCTACAGTTGTTGCTTCCTCATCCACATTGGTAAAATTAAAATGTGTTAATACTAAATTTTTAACATTTGCTTCTTTAGCCATTTGAGAACTTTCCGATAAATTAACATGCGCTTTTTGTATATTGCTTGTGTTATTTCTTGTATTTGCTCTATTCCCTCTATTTTTAGCTCTATTAGAACCTAATTCAATAGCTCCGCCAGAATCCATAATTAAATAATCTGCATTTTTAGCCAAAATAGGCAGTGATTTAGAGTATGTTAAATCTCCTGAAATTACAATAGATTGGTTATCTACTTCAAAACGATAAGCTAAAGTTTTTATACTGTGGTTTACTTCAGTACAACTTATTTTTATAGCACCAATATAAAAAGTTTCGTTTCCATCTAAATTTTTATAAGTAATATTATCTATTACATCATTTAAGTTTCTTCCAGATTTTGAAAGTCTATAGCTAATATCTTCATTATATACATCAAAAATATTAGTAACTAATGCAGTGGTTGGATTTGGACCTGCTACAGTTATACTATTTCCTCCCAAAAGTGATTGAATAAAAATAGGAGTAAATTCTTCGTTATGGTCTAAATGATGGTGTGTAAAAAGTAAACCATCAATAGTTCTAATTTTAGTATTTAACTTATTTAAATTAGCTTGTGTACCATTTCCCATATCAACCAAAATTTCAGTATTTTTATAAGAAATTAATACTGAAGGCCCAGACCGATCTACATTAAATTTAGGCGAACCGGAACCTATTATTGTGGCCGTTAAATAATTATTATCTTCTTGAGAGAAGGCTTGTAAAGTAAGACAAACTAGAATTAAAACTAAATATTTTTTCATTTTATATTTTCAAAGTAAGACTCTCTTTTTATAAAAAGGTTTAATCTTATGCAAATATATTTCTAGTGTTATCTATTTTAATAAGCTAAATACTAAAAAGCATTTTAATTATGGTAAATATTTTTTATCAAAATTTGG includes the following:
- a CDS encoding polysaccharide lyase family 7 protein, with the translated sequence MFLMITFISCNSSNDDTEDVIIEEEEEEVVIEPEENANISWKNWYLSVPVNRGNGSATSIFYETIENNKLTAEQSKYFYENSDGSYTMYTKFTGFTTSGGPYALDDGKYCRTELREFWKGNQTTSDNWSMSTGTHILESTVQVVYCEGTGQTYVAQIHGIETEGLNGSPATVKVQWKNGDIVIEYYLKPDAGEDWTSKFDEKITIGKVDNEKFTIKLKVEDGKLYYALVCETKNIATDYTFVFDYVENGYLHNNYFKTGNYFKWNKDYEASAEVILYKVITSHI
- a CDS encoding peptidylprolyl isomerase, translated to MDNGLYAKFNTTKGAILVNLEFKKTPGTVGNFVALAEGNLENNSKPQGKPYYDGLKFHRVIADFMIQGGCPLGTGTGSPGYSFDDEFHPELKHDAPGVLSMANSGPASNGSQFFITHVATPWLDQKHTVFGKVVEGQDVVDSIAQNDIIETLEIIRVGEAAEKFNAVEAFRVFEGARAKREAEAKAAMKAEMDKIATGYDETPSGLRYKVLQEGNGKKAEKGNMVSVHYKGQLLDGKVFDSSYQRKQPIDFTIGVGQVIPGWDEGIQLLKVGDKARLVIPSELAYGSQGAGGIIPPNATLIFDVELVAVK
- a CDS encoding Lcl domain-containing protein; translated protein: MKKYLVLILVCLTLQAFSQEDNNYLTATIIGSGSPKFNVDRSGPSVLISYKNTEILVDMGNGTQANLNKLNTKIRTIDGLLFTHHHLDHNEEFTPIFIQSLLGGNSITVAGPNPTTALVTNIFDVYNEDISYRLSKSGRNLNDVIDNITYKNLDGNETFYIGAIKISCTEVNHSIKTLAYRFEVDNQSIVISGDLTYSKSLPILAKNADYLIMDSGGAIELGSNRAKNRGNRANTRNNTSNIQKAHVNLSESSQMAKEANVKNLVLTHFNFTNVDEEATTVAIRKNYGGTVLYAKDLMKLPLRLSETNISKVNSALNLTYPIVDTGVKSYYSDLETISEPSIDDDFYGQDANYNGNQPSYTDNKNGTVTDNVTGLMWQKDMGLKMTLEEALLKAENSNLGGYSDWRIPNIKELYSLILFTGKVKGTVAIDMFIDTDYFIQPLGDTTNGEREIDAQTWSSTEYVGRTMNNNETIFGVNFIDGRIKGYPKYNPRTKNENKMYFRMVRGNTAYGQNNFIDNGDGTVSDYATGLMWQKVDDGVGKNWEEALTYSNNLKLGSYTDWRLPNAKELQSIVDYSRAPQTTNSPAIHSIFETTEISDPNGKTGQYPYFWTSTTHLDGRNPNASAVYIAFGEGQGKMRGNLMDVHGAGCQRSDPKSGNKNSYPQFFGPQGDVRYVYNFVRSVRDINETTKNINTTQKLNKETKNRQQAPQLKNGRNNNSQSSNIAPSFENLLKKMDVNKDNKLSKNEVKGRLKENFDRRDINKDGFITEDEMKNRIR
- a CDS encoding Crp/Fnr family transcriptional regulator, producing MPDFIKKETVSNFDFIDAKKCLNNLNEQEQNELLKNKNDIEFAPDEIIIKRGFAVNHILYLVDGLAKLEIVNDGKPYTIGLVQSHSFIGIICCFAFENFDFTATALEKTKVSFIDKSVFQNFIKTNGNFALDLIKHMSGVSNNLFHRITTLSQKNIDGALSLILLDFAEIYKNNSFKIPMVRKDLANMLGYSKESVINTLSKFNKEKIIKVSDRKIEIINLKKLKQISKLG